In Solanum pennellii chromosome 7, SPENNV200, the following are encoded in one genomic region:
- the LOC107025584 gene encoding uncharacterized protein LOC107025584, translating into MRMIYVCEEEEKEVGRKKASGACPYCGGTVEAVDIEGKGKLFCLPICLRFKIKYICSLCSRRLVLYP; encoded by the coding sequence atgcGTATGATATATGtgtgtgaagaagaagaaaaagaagtagGAAGGAAGAAAGCATCAGGGGCATGTCCATATTGTGGAGGGACAGTGGAGGCTGTGGATATTGAAGGCAAAGGCAAGCTTTTTTGTTTGCCAATTtgtttgaggtttaaaataaagtatatttgttctttatgtTCTAGGCGACTTGTTTTGTACCCTTAA